In Deinococcus psychrotolerans, the genomic window CCCGCGTGGCCGCCCTCAAATACCGCTCGGTCTGCTTCATGCTGTGCCTCCCAGTTGCATTGAATCCAGTTGCCACAACTTGCCGAGTTGCTGGCTGAACGTCTCAAACTCCCGCCGCCTGGCCTCCAATTCGCGCCCGCCACTTTCGGTCAGGGCGTAGACCTTGACCGGGCTGCCACTGCGCGGAGCCGGCTGAAATTCGCCGCGCACAAATCCGGCTTTTTCCAAGCGGTGCAGCGCCGGATACAAGCTGCCGACTTTCAAGTCGAAGTAGCCCTGGGTGCGCTCCTGCGCCTGCTTGCTGATTTCCAGACCGTATTTGGGCTGTCCCTGAATGATGCTCAGCAAAATGAGGTCGAGGTGGCCGCGCAGCAAATTGGCGTCGGGCGAGCTGGGTACGGAGCTGGACATAAGGGGAATCTCCTTTGATCGAAGTGCGGTATCGAAACGCTCTATCGTGTTCCTATATACTGCGCCGCGCCGCCAGAAAAGTCAAGGCCCACGAACTCGCCTGCTTCTGCTGGGTTTACGCTGCTGTGCCTAGACAGTTGTGCTTATAGTTGGGTCATGCGACTCAACACCCGACTCTCCGCGCTGCTTGCTCTTTCGCTGGGCCTCGCCGCTGCCGCGCCCGCCACACTGGTGCTGGGCAGCGGCACGCCGACGCCGCTGCCACCCAGCGTGATCGGCGGTTTCAATTACGGCAACTGGATGCCGGTGGTGGAAGCCAAAAAAGACCTGCGGAGCGTGGCCCCGACTCTCCTGCGCTTTCCCGGCGGCAACGTTGGCGACGAGAATGACCTGACGGCGGCCAGTCTGGTGCCGCTCAAATCCAACTTGGAACTGCTGACTACCGGCCTGACCCCGCCCGCCCTGATGGTGCAGACCCGCGTGTTCGGCGGCAAGCCGGGAGCCAAGAACCAACCTCAAGATGCTGCCCAAGCCGCCAGGGACGCGCAGGCCGCCAATCTCAAAGTGGCGTACTGGGAAATCGGCAACGAACCTGATTTGTATTCGGTCAATCGGGGCGACGCAACTTGGACAGCCCAGCGCTACTGCGCCACCTTCCGAGCGCAGCGGCAGGCCATCTTGCAGGTTGATCCGTCCGCCAAATTCGCGGGGCCAGCGGTGTCGAATACCGGCGATAAAGCCGCCAGCTTTCTGGAGCAGTTTGTCAAGGGCTGCGGCGACATCGTGGACTTGCTGACCTGGCATGAATACCCCACCGACGGCTTGTCCAGCGACGCGGACGCGCTGGCGAGCGTCTCGGTGATCGACCGCGACGTGAAGCGCTTTCGGGCGCTGATGGACAGCCAGAGCGGCAACCCGCTGGGCTACACCCGCCGCACGCCGCTGGGCGTCACCGAGTACAGCTTGTCGTATGTGTCGGGTCGCCCGCGCCACCTGAGCGATCAAGTCGGAGCGCTGTGGGCCGCTGAAGCCACCTTGCGGCTGGCCGAGAACGGCGCGTCGGTGGCCGCTTACTTTGCCCTGCAGGCCACTGGTGGGCACGGCTTGGTGGACCTGGCGGGCATCCCGAGGCCCACCCTCTACGCTTTCCAGCAGCTTCATGCGTTCACCGGAAGCGGGCTGCCCATCAGCAGCGGCGATCCGGCCCTCTGGACGCACGCGGCGCAGGACGGCCCACTGCTGACGGTGCTGGTGACGAATACTGCCGCCGAGGCGCACTCGCTCACCGCCGCGCTGCCG contains:
- a CDS encoding GH39 family glycosyl hydrolase, which gives rise to MRLNTRLSALLALSLGLAAAAPATLVLGSGTPTPLPPSVIGGFNYGNWMPVVEAKKDLRSVAPTLLRFPGGNVGDENDLTAASLVPLKSNLELLTTGLTPPALMVQTRVFGGKPGAKNQPQDAAQAARDAQAANLKVAYWEIGNEPDLYSVNRGDATWTAQRYCATFRAQRQAILQVDPSAKFAGPAVSNTGDKAASFLEQFVKGCGDIVDLLTWHEYPTDGLSSDADALASVSVIDRDVKRFRALMDSQSGNPLGYTRRTPLGVTEYSLSYVSGRPRHLSDQVGALWAAEATLRLAENGASVAAYFALQATGGHGLVDLAGIPRPTLYAFQQLHAFTGSGLPISSGDPALWTHAAQDGPLLTVLVTNTAAEAHSLTAALPGYQLVGGKTFTQKTVDDENEMIRLPLADTLDLPALSLTRLVYKRQ
- a CDS encoding PadR family transcriptional regulator, encoding MSSSVPSSPDANLLRGHLDLILLSIIQGQPKYGLEISKQAQERTQGYFDLKVGSLYPALHRLEKAGFVRGEFQPAPRSGSPVKVYALTESGGRELEARRREFETFSQQLGKLWQLDSMQLGGTA